In the bacterium genome, CGGAGCAGCTCTGGAAAGCCCTGGGCCAGCCGACCTGGATCCGTATTCCATCGGGCCACTACCAGTTCTTTCCCTATTTCTGGTGGGTGACGAATCGCGGTGCAGACCACCTGGATCGCCTCTTCTCTGCCGAGGAGTGATGGTTGTCACAGACCGGCAGACAACCGCGCCCGATGTTGTGTATACGGGTTGAACTCGATCGCTCGGATCGTGGTTCGAGTTGTGGTGGGTCTGGCCGGAATTGCACTCGATTTCACTCAGGTTCGTCGTGGGACTTCCGAAAGGGGAAGAGATGCAAGCTCAAGATATCGAGCCAAAGAGCCACCTGAAGCGAAACCTGGTGATGGTCGCCTTCTATCTGATCGTCATGACGGTCATCGCCGCCGGCTACGCCTGAGCCTCTGACCCCTCCGGGTCCCAGCGACCCGAACCCTCTCGATGTCCCTTCTGCGTATGATGGCTTTCGTCCATCCGCAGGAGTACCGCCATGCCCTTGCCTCTCTGGCGATCTCGACCCACGGCCTTCGAGATGCTGCCAGCGACGAGCGTTCGAAACGGCCCGATCAACGATTTCATCTACCTCTCCGAAGGCAACTCCAACGCCTATCAGGTCGTGACCGACGAGGGCCGGGTCGTGATCAACACCGGCATGGGTTTCGAGGCGCCCGTCCACAAGGCGGTCTTTGACGCGATCGACTCCGGACCGATCCGCTACATCCTGCTGACCCAGGGCCATGTGGACCACGTGGGTGGCGTCGACTTCTTCAGGGAAGAAGGCACTCTGTTGATCGCCCAGGCCAACAACCCCGCACAACAGGCCGACGACGCGCGCATCGGGGCTTTTCGCGCGCGACGCAGCGCCTTCGCTTTCGCCGAGGCTATCGCGAAGGCCAATGAGTACGTCAAGAAGCACCACGGCTCCGCAATCTCCCCACAGAGCCAACCGAAACCGGACATTCTGGTTGATGAGAACTACGCCTTCGAACTCGGAGGCCTGCGCTTCGAGTTGATCGCGGTCCCAGGCGCCGAGACGACGGACTCACTGCTGATCTGGCTTCCCCAGCACGGCATCTGCTTCACGGGCAACGTGTTCGGTGCGCTGTTCGGACACTTCCCGAATCTGGTGACGATGCGGGGGGATCGCTACCGCGACGCACTGAAATACGTCGATACACTCGAAACGGTCATGGCACTCGAAGCGGAAATGCTCCTGGTCGGGCATCACGGCCCGGTCGTGGGTCGCGAGACCATCCGCGCAGAACTCGAGCGCACTCGCGACGCGGTACTCCACGTGCACGACGCGACGATCCAGGCCATGAATGAACGAAAGGATGTCTGGACGGCGATGCGGGAAGTGAGCCTGCCTGCCGAACTCGAGGTGGGCCAGGGTTACGGCAAGGTATCGTGGTCCGTGCGCGCAATCTGGGAGAACTATTCCGGCTGGTTCCATCAGCGATCGACCACGGAACTGTACGCGACGCCTCCTTCGAGCGTACACGCGCAACTCGTCGAGCTGGCCGGCGGGCCCGACGCGGTGGCTGGCGCCGCGCACGGGAGAGTGGAAGCCGGTATGCCCGTTCAGGCGATTCACCTGGCCGAGATCGCGCTCTCCGCCGATCCCGAACACCGCCTCGCCGCAGAGGCGAGCGTGAGTGCGCACCGAGCCCTGCTCGCGCAGAGTGAGAACTTCTGGGAAACCGCCTGGTTGCGCAAAGAGATCCGCAGGCTCGAAAAACGACTGAGCGACAGCAGTTGAATTGGCGAACAGACTGGTGCTCACAACAGAGGAAAGCTCGATGACCCCACTTCGCGATCGCATACGCTCGGCCTGGCAGGGGCGGATTTCCGGTTGTCAGCTCGGAAAGCCCGTTGAACTGCTCGCAATGCGGCAGGGATGGGAGGCCCTGGATGCCTACCTGAAAGGAAACGACGCGTTTCCATTGCGCGATTACGTACCGGCCGCCGAGGACAGCTTCGTGGCCTCGATCGGCCTCGCTTCGTGCCGCGGACATATCACTCGCAGCGAACCCGACGATGACATCAACTACACCACCTTGGCGCTGCTCATGCTCGAAGAGCACGGTCTGGCACTGACGACCGAGGACGTCGCGCGCACATGGTTGTTGCTGCTTCCCGCGGGCGCGACCTTCACGGCCGAGCGCGCCGCCTACCGAACCCTGATGCACCGGGCGCATGAGTGGTTCGCGCAGGGCGCGGAGCCGGGCTTTGACCTGGCCGAGTGCTCCGACAATCCCTACTCCGATTGGATCGGCGCGCAGATTCGGGCTGACCTGTACGGCTGGGTCGTGCCCGGGCGCAGTGCGCTGGCCGCAGATCTGGCTCGACGCGATGCCGCGCTCTCCCATCGCGGCGACGGCATCCACGGCGCCACATTCGTGGCTGCTCTGGGCGCGGCCATACCGGATTCGTCGACGCTATCGGCGGCCGTAGACCTGGCGCTCGAAGAAGTACCGGTCGAATCCGAAACTGCTGCCGCTGTGCAACTCGGTCGCAAACACGCGGGCGACCCGTCCGCCCACGAGACGATTCGCGACTGCTATCGCGGGCTCTCCCCGGTCCATACCGTGAACAATCTTGCGCTGGTGGTCTGGGCTCTGTTGAGCCATCCCGACGACTTCGGAGCGGCGATCGGAGACGCGGTCGCAGCGGGTCTGGATACCGACTGCAACGGCGCGACCGTGGGTGCCCTGTGGGGATTGCAGGGCAAAGCGATCCCCGAAGCCTGGACCGAACCCTGGCAGGGACGCGTCGGACTCTCGCTGGCTGGCTACGACGAGCTTCCCCTCGAAACACTCGTGGATCGCACGACGGCTCTGGCGGAAAAGCTCAGCTAAACAGGGACTCGGCTACGAATTCGAGTCGGCGAACTCCTGCAGCACCTTCTCACTCTCGGACACCAGACCCGAAACACGCGGATAGCCGGCGTATTGCGCCAGGTGGATGACCATCTCCCGCACCTGTTCCGGGTTGAGCTCCTCGTTCTTGAGCGCGCTGCGCACCTGGATCGCCCAGGCCTCGCGTTCGCCAAGCGCTGCGATCACACCCATCGTCACCAGGCGTCGATCGCGTTGCGAAAGCGCAGACCGCGTCCAGACCTCGCCGAAAAGCTGTTCGAGCATGACGTCGAAAAACGGCATGGCTCCAGGAGGTGGGGCCGGCAGATCGCCGCAGTACACCTCGTTGAACTTTTCCAGACCGCGTTCGAATCGCTTCTTGTCCGACATTCCGCCCTCCGTCACGTTTCGTCGGGCCGGAGTATATCCCTCCAGCGGAGTCGCCGTGTCCGGAGAGAGTCGCGTCTACTTGACGATATCGATCGT is a window encoding:
- a CDS encoding carboxymuconolactone decarboxylase family protein — its product is MSDKKRFERGLEKFNEVYCGDLPAPPPGAMPFFDVMLEQLFGEVWTRSALSQRDRRLVTMGVIAALGEREAWAIQVRSALKNEELNPEQVREMVIHLAQYAGYPRVSGLVSESEKVLQEFADSNS
- a CDS encoding ADP-ribosylglycohydrolase family protein, giving the protein MTPLRDRIRSAWQGRISGCQLGKPVELLAMRQGWEALDAYLKGNDAFPLRDYVPAAEDSFVASIGLASCRGHITRSEPDDDINYTTLALLMLEEHGLALTTEDVARTWLLLLPAGATFTAERAAYRTLMHRAHEWFAQGAEPGFDLAECSDNPYSDWIGAQIRADLYGWVVPGRSALAADLARRDAALSHRGDGIHGATFVAALGAAIPDSSTLSAAVDLALEEVPVESETAAAVQLGRKHAGDPSAHETIRDCYRGLSPVHTVNNLALVVWALLSHPDDFGAAIGDAVAAGLDTDCNGATVGALWGLQGKAIPEAWTEPWQGRVGLSLAGYDELPLETLVDRTTALAEKLS
- a CDS encoding MBL fold metallo-hydrolase, which codes for MPLPLWRSRPTAFEMLPATSVRNGPINDFIYLSEGNSNAYQVVTDEGRVVINTGMGFEAPVHKAVFDAIDSGPIRYILLTQGHVDHVGGVDFFREEGTLLIAQANNPAQQADDARIGAFRARRSAFAFAEAIAKANEYVKKHHGSAISPQSQPKPDILVDENYAFELGGLRFELIAVPGAETTDSLLIWLPQHGICFTGNVFGALFGHFPNLVTMRGDRYRDALKYVDTLETVMALEAEMLLVGHHGPVVGRETIRAELERTRDAVLHVHDATIQAMNERKDVWTAMREVSLPAELEVGQGYGKVSWSVRAIWENYSGWFHQRSTTELYATPPSSVHAQLVELAGGPDAVAGAAHGRVEAGMPVQAIHLAEIALSADPEHRLAAEASVSAHRALLAQSENFWETAWLRKEIRRLEKRLSDSS